The following is a genomic window from Fulvia fulva chromosome 9, complete sequence.
GGCGCGATCTTGCGAGAACGCCATGTACGTCTTGCCTCAGTGGCCACTTTCTCGCATACTCCCATTGGGGGCGTACTGCCTGGAAGCATCTTGAAAGGTGTCAAGCGTGGATCGGAAAGGTAAGACATGAAGGTCATCCACAGGTGGTCGTCCATTTGCGGCGTCCACTTGATGTCACGTCGGGTCTTGACCCGCTTAGACTTAGGTGAGCTACGCACAGGCGTTTGCAGGTTGGCGTTCTGCTTGGGGAGGCCGTCGTCCACGAATGGGTCTGCCGTTTCAGAGTCTGGGCTGTCATAACAACCGGTAGGTGCCGAGAATGCGGAGCTTCCACACGAAGAAATGGAGGAGTCGGAGAAGGACGAGCAGACGGATCCAGCGCGCTCGAAGGCAGGTTTGGTGTTGTTGATGAGGTCCCACTCCTCAGCGGGACTTTCGAGCTGCCACGACGAGTAAGTCCTTGGCGCGGGTGTCTTTGGTGGCGTCAATGCGCGAGGGAGACCAGCTGATATGGGCATGGGCGACAGAAGGTGTGCTGAGGTAGGTTGTAATGTGGGACTAGACATGTCTGAGGGAACCTCGGACATCTCAATGGTCGGTATCACGGTGTTGTCGAGCATGATGTTCGGCTCCTGGAATGGTACGCTGGAGACGCGCTTTCTCTTGACCTTGAACGGCTGTGGTCGCGGTGGTGAAGGCGGTTCTGCTGCCGACTGCTCTGCCTGTTGCTGTGCCTCTGGCGTCTTGGGCATCTGGCCGTCGCTGTAGTGAAATTCGAAGTTGGAGGGCAGGGTGATGGAAAGCGAGGGGCGGGAGGGCGCCATAGCGAATGCAGATAGGGTTGTTGTCGATAGCGATTGTGGAGTGCTGTGCACGGTATGGTGTTTGTGTCCGATGGCGGATGGGCGGATGGGCGGATGCGCAAACGCAGCGCTGCAAGCCGACGCGACGATTGCGCTGGCGGTCGCAGTAGGCGCTGAGTCAACTCCGGCAGGCTATGAGGGTGATGGCATGTCGCAGCGGAGACGGCGTCGGTTCGCAGGAGTGTCGCTGGTGCCCGCAGGCAATGCGCAGTCGAGGATGCGAGTATGCGGCGGTGAGGTCGTCGATCGGTGGTGGTGGGAAACAGCGACAGCGAGAGCGGAAGGTGCGAGACGAGAGTCTGCGGAAGGCGCGACCCGCACTTTGTGCCTGCACTGCCTGTCCCAGTCTAACTTCCCACTAGTGCCAAACTTGGCTATCGCTGCACCGTGCGGGCTTTTGCAGGGACTTCTCTCAGCATCGCCGTGTCTGCGCGGATCGAGAGCAGACGCTCCTCCCGCGTCACCTGGCCTCGGACTGCATGTGTCTTGCAGTATCGTAGATGTGCCCACTTTGGGTTGCTGCTATCTATCGTCTATGGAAGCACTATTGTAATGGTCTGTACGGTAGCAGCGAAGTGGCCGTTCACGCGGCCACGCTGGGCGAGCTGGGTCGGCTGCAAGAAGTCGCGCTCGTGTTCTGCTGCTGTGAGACCTGGGCGCGGCTTTCACAGCAGCGGTTGGCCGTCTGTGGCAGACAAACGCCTGCTCGGTCTGAGCCACTGGCTCAACGGGGTGAACCGTGAACCACAAGGACCTTGCCGGTGGAGCTCATTGCTGCATTAGCACCCACCCACACTTTGCTGGCCATTGTCTAGCGCTCCACACCTGTCCGTGTAAGCTGCTGGACGATGCGGAATAGTGTGCGGGTGAGCAGAGTGTCATGTGGTCGCCTTGAGGGCGCTGCAGCCTGCAGTCACAGCTGCGCTATTGGAGACCGCCCGATCGAACTATGAAGACGCGTCGAGAAAGACGCGAAACACCCGCGCGTCGCGTTTGACGATGCAGGCTAGGGCCTCAAAACGTTAGGCCAGGGTCGCCGTCTCGTCGATCTTGGGGCCGAGGGGCCAGCATCATCATGCATGCATCCTCCACACTCGTTCAAACCTCATCTGTCTTGGTAATCTAACCATGCCGGGCGCATGGCATCGTAGTTCGTGGTGCAGTTGTATGCGGCGGCGGCGCTCCATTGCGCACACATGCGATCGCAGCGGCGACGTCTGCGCAGCCCAAAGCCGGTGGCTGGGAGAACCAGGTCTGGCGTCAACATCCTAACATGCCCATTGATCACCCGTGGCCGGCCAGTCCGGTCTGTTCTGCAACCGGCATGGCCGATCGATAAATCATCGCTAGAACTACCCGAAAGCACGTTCTGGCACATTGTCGGCCAACCTCATCGACGTTGTGCAACACATGTAACGAGCCCGCGCCTGCGGTTGGTGCCGTACAGTACGACGCCGCCGACGAAGCTGCTGTTGTCTACGCGCTATCGATCTTCGTGACCTGCCGAGACAGATACTGTACACAACGTCTTCGTGGTTCAAGGTCTGAACCTTCCACGGCGTGCCGTTGTGACAGCTCCGCCACAGCGTCAGCCTGGCACCCTGGCCAGGCACGAGCACCGATGAGACCGGCATCGACGATACTGCCGTGAAACGATACAAGCAGGTAATTCTTGCGTCAGGACGAGGAACGGTGGCATTGGATCGCGACTCCACGTACGTAATCCAATACTGACTGCAGTGATTTCATGCGCACGCACGCACGCAACTTCGCGCAACACTTTAGCTGGCATGCGCAAAGTCCCTCACCAGCATAAGTGTGAAGTTGCCCGCATTGAAGTTTCGGTATGCACTCCAGGAACACGGATGTAGCCAACCGCGAGCCTCCAAAGCCGGAAAAGTGTCTTGCAGGATTCTGACTTCGTTAATTACTGCCAGTTTGTCAAATCGCAAAGGAATACTCCCCATTGGACGACTTCAGAAGTATCAGCAcagacgagttcgacatCGGGGCCCGTGAAAAGATGAACAATCGATGCAACACCCGATGTCTGAAGAACAGTCGCTACGACGGGCAATGAAAGCGACCACTACAATCAATTGCTCGAATACATGCCTTCCTACAGAACGATCTGAAGCTATGGCCACAGGATCTACCTGGAGACAACACGAGGCCGACATTTGACATGTTTCACTGCATCAAGAACAGCAGATGTCTGCTCCAATGCCCTGATTACGCATGGCATTGATGAGGCTCAAGTGGATCTGCCCAGTTTACTTACCACAGTTCCCGGACAATCTGGCGAGAGGCTACCTAGGTACTCGCTGACCCATCAGACTCCAGCTGAGCACGAGCATATCGAGGTTGTGGCGAAAAGTGCAGGATGTCGAGTGATATGCACCCATCCACCTCATCGCAATGCTCTGAGAACTTGGCCGTTACTGATTGCGCGGTAGGCTGAAGGTCGCATAGCACGGCTCGCGACGAAGGCCTCACCCTACTGGGTACCTACTGAGTAGCCACATGCAGAGCCTGCAGCGTCGTCTTAGGCAACAGTCGAATCACAGGACCATCTAAGACCGAAATTGAGGACCTTGCCACTAGGTACTGCATCAGGCTTGAGTATCAGAACTGACCAAAGCAGATGGTGCACTTTGCTTATACACGGATTGCGACCCGCTTCCCCATGAACACATCAAGGAAGCTGCAGGGCGCCGAGATCCACCTGATTTGCAGCTCCACCACAATCTAGGAGTTCTTGGTGACGCGAGGCGGGTTCCTGGCTCTTGAACCTTGGGACGACTACGAATGGAACATCGATATCACGAAGTACTGCAAATTTTGCTGGGCCCCCGAAAGCCGTCCACGTGCCGTCTTTGCACAGAGCAGAGAAGCGGCAGGCACAGCACCAACATGTGTCCACTCGAGCGAATTCTCCGCGCACCATGCCCAAGTAATGAGAGAGCTCCAACCTTCCTATTCGCTCTGTCTACTTCGCGAAGAACTGTTAACAGAGTAGCTCAGCCAGTGGGACATCGTTCAGATTCACGGCTGCCGTGCCGTCCACTCTACCACAAGCCTCGCTACACCCACGCCTGAAGCACAATCCACCCACGACCCACCACCTACCACCACAGTACCTCTATCCATCTCGTCCTGTCAACAATCATCAACAACAATCAAAACAATTCACCCGCACCACCACACCGACATCGCCCATGCACGTCGCGGCTCTCATCCACGGTACGTTAACGGAACAGCCGGAGAGCGCGATCCGTTGGCTGATATCTTGGTCGTATGCCCACGCATGCATACCCTTCGTACCCTTCTATCTACCCATGGTATCTACCTGATCAGCGCGGCTGCGCCTTGGATCGGAAGCGGGGACAGAGCTGGATGTTTGGGTCTGTTTGTTTACATTTTGTGCTGAACGCGTCACCTCGAGAGTGTGTAGGGTCAGTGAGATGTCCATTGAGATGTTGGTCGGTTGGGAAGAGAGGATGAGTGTGTAGTGCAGGTTTACTGCTGGCTGCTTAGGATGATCGCTGTGGATGATGCCGTGGATCTCGTCAGTGTGCTGTGACATATAAGGCACAGTACGGCGCTCTCCTCGTAATGGCAGTCAGTTGGAACGGAGAAGAGAAGCGTTGCCTTCGTTTCTTCTACCGTGAATTGCTGTTTCCAACTCGTCGATACGCTTCTCTTCTGCCGCAACTAGCGCAGATCCGTTTCTACATACATGTACCGTGGCGGCTTCTCTTGTACCTTTACATTTTAGTACACAGCTCCTGCAAGCTCGCTGTCCGACGTCCGCCTCTATGCTCTTCATGTACACATAAGTACACATCACTCATGCACATCTACCACGCCCAACTCTTACATCGTAATGTATCCCTATGATTGTGGACTACTTCTCTCATGTCGCGGTCTTCTTGTACATCTTCCTCGATCCCGGCTTCTACTCCTGCTCTTTCATTTCTCACAAGAATTTCTTAGGCATGCTATTCCTCCTCTTCTTGTACACAAAGTAAGCTCCCACGATCGAGAGCTGCACACCCACCACCGCGAAAATCAACCAGCCGAACTGTGGCGAGTGTCTCCGCACAACTGTTCGTCACGTCAGCTTGAAATCTCCAAGTCACCAGTATTACAACAACTTACTATCCAAAATCCTGTCCGGCAAATCCTCCCTCAGCCCTCCATGCAACTGACTGATCGCAGTGTTCAGATTATTGAGATGTTGTCGATAGTCTTTCCCTTCCACATCATTCTTGACGGTGTTCAGGGTTTCCTCCATCTTATCCACCTTCTCACTCATCCTCTGTATCTTCCCCACCAGCTCCGGCGGGATCCCCGTCTCCTTGCTGCCCTGCATATTCTGAACGAGCTGGGTGACTTCCTGGTGCTTTTTGTCAAGCTTGTCACTGATCGCTTTGAACTCCATGAACATGTTCGCGAGCTGGTGCTGCAGGCCCTGAACGCGGTTGTGGAGATCTTCGAATTGGGAGGTTTGGGTCTTGAAGTCTTCGGCGTCGCGGTCGGGGATGGCGTGGGGAGCATCGGGGAAGGAGTCGAGTTTGTTTGAAATGGGTTGTTGAGCCTGTTGTCCGCCTTGAGGTTGTGTCTGCTGCTGGGTCGAGGCGCCTGCGAGGCCAGCCTGGACGTGGAACTTGTGAATTTCGAAAGAGTCAGGATTCTGTTCGCCAGTCGAAGCTGAGATGCCGAAATAATTGCCCGAAGGAAGAATGATCTTGGAGCTGCTGAAGCACTCATGGCCGTCGAGCAACACAGTCAAGCCATTGTTGTTGCGTATGGTCAGGGTAGAGAGTCGTCCCAGGTTGCGGTAGTGGTAATCGCATTGGCCAAAGGCTAAAGACTCGACATTCGGGTGCCGATTGAAGTCTTGGGTGCCGTCGTTGAGGAAACCTCGAACTTTACCTCCACTGTTGCCGTACTGGTCCACCACAACCACCAGACCATCGAATTTGCCGACGTTGTATAGACTGTTGGTCCCGATCGCCTCCTTAGAACTCACATACCACACCTGTAGATTTCCACTCCCAGTCTCTTGTCCTGATGCGCGAAAGTCGAGACTTGCGCTCCAATCGCTGGATGTTGCAGTATTGTCCGCCCACAGCGAACCTTTGGCGTTTCCAGGCACGGGAGGTGTGAGAATGACGCGATCGCTCAGCATCTGCACCTGGTGATTAACGCTGCTTGCCTGCCAGCCTGGTATGCCAGATCCGCTCGGTGATATAACTCCTGATTTGCCAAATGTCAAGCTATCCACGTCGTATTGTGCTGATGCTAAGCCAGCGGCCAGGAGCCATGACAGCCGCTGCGGTATCCTGCCGACCATTGTGATAGCTATGCGATGGTTGTGAGAGGCTCCTCGATCAAGGGAGAAGTCGTCTTAGTAGGTCCTGGTGCTTGCTTGTGACGGCTTCTCCGCCAAGTACGTGTGGTCGAACAATGGGGTTGGTCTGATCGTATGATGGTGCTCGAAAACGATGCTCGGATCGTATGCTTGACACGCACGATCTCTTTATTGTAACGTTGGTATAGTACAACGCTGGTGTATGTGTTTCTTATCGTTCGTTGCTCCTGTTGTGCCAGAAATAGCCCCTCAGAGCAGTTACAGCAACCCAGCCAATGACAACGATGGTGACAGCAAGCCGGACTTCCTTGAGGGCATCTACAGCGGAAGAGCTGAAGGCGAAGATGTGTTGATGCTTGATTTTACCGGCGTGTTGTGCAGCCAGCGCGAAACTCTCCATGTTGTGTTTCGATATATCTGTTCTTAAGCTTGGGTACTTGGTCGATTCCATGTCGATCAGCTCGCGGGCCGATCCTTGTCTTTCGCGTGCATGAGCTCTGGAGAGAGGCCATCGACGACTTGACTTGATGCAAAGGCCATCGAATATTGACCAACACATCCACCACATCTCCCTCGACATCGAACAATACCCACCGAAACGATAGCGTAGCCTCGCGCAGGCACAAACAGACGCGATGGGAGCCGATCCGCGACAGATGTGGGAGCAGCTGCAGAAGAACATGGCCAAGGTCCAGCAGCAGGGCAAGAGGTAATCAATACATGCGTGCATACAACGAGAGGATGGCATACTGAAGCGTGGCGGCAGATTCGGTGCCGGTGGTGCTCCTGGTGGTCCAGGCCCTCGCGGTGCGCTGACTGGTATCGGTGGGCTGCTAATGCTGGGTGGTGGCGTGTGGTTCTTCAACAACGCTCTCTTCAACGGTATAGTCATACGCATCTGGATCACCTAGGGCATGACTGACTTGCGATGCAGTTGACGGAGGTCACCGCGCGATCAAGTACTCACGAGTGGGCGGTGTTGGCAAGGACATCTACAACGAAGGAACACATTTGGCCATCCCCTGGTTCGAGACGCCTGTCGACTACGATGTCCGCGCGAAACCACGCAATGTCGCCTCCCTCACCGGAACCAAGGACTTGCAGATGGTGAACATCACATGCCGTGTCCTGTCGAGACCACGCATAGATGCCCTGCCACAGATATACAGAACACTCGGAACCGACTACGATGAGAGAGTGCTCCCCAGCATCGTCAACGAGGTCCTGAAGAGCGTCGTCGCCCAGTTCAACGCATCACAGCTCATCACTCAGCGTGAGAACGTTTCGAGATTAGTACGGGATAACCTCGTGCGAAGAGCGGCACGCTTCAACATTCTGCTGGACGATGTATCACTGACGGTAAGTCACGCATCTCTTGCTATGTTCTGACTTCACTGACATCCTCACTCTAGCACCTTGCATTCTCGCCCGAATTCACCGCCGCCGTCGAAGCCAAGCAGGTCGCCCAACAGGAAGCCCAGCGAGCAGCATTCGTCGTCGACAAGGCCAGACAAGAAAAGCAAGCCAACATCGTCCGCGCACAGGGTGAGGCACGTTCAGCAGAGCTGATCGGTGACGCGATCAAGAAGAGCAGATCATACGTCGACCTCAGAGAATTCGAGAATGCCCGCAACATCGCTCAGCTTCTACAATCGAGTCAGAACAAGGTCTACCTCGACACCGAGGGCCTTGGTCTCAACGTCAGCGGCATTGGCAACAGCAAGAACCGCGATCAGAAGTAGGAAGCCCTTCATGATGGTATGGCGAGCATGTATAAAGGTGGAAAAGACACGATCGAAAAGCGTAACTGAGCGACACGCTTCGTATGTATAGCTACAATACTCAGCTTTTAACAAACCAAAAGCACCTCTCATGATCACGATCTGACATGCCGCATGGTCTCCACGGGCGTAGATGAAATGTATGATGCACCCAGGACCCGTTGTGTCGGATGCCACCTCAGTCTGGTCAGCAACTCCTCTTGAACTCGATGAAGTCAAACACGTCCGTACCATCCGTTCATAATAACCCGTTTCCACCAAATATCAACATGCGCATCATCCAAGGCCGTCATTCCCTACTCATCACCGATTTTGAGGGCGTTCAAGCATAAAATTTCCTCTTTCCTGCTGCCATTTCTTCACAAACACATCACCCTCAGAACCATAACATCCGCAAGAATGGTCGCAATCAAGAACCTCGTCCTCTTCGTGGCAGCCGCTACCGCCTTGCCGGCAGCCATCGAGAAGCGTGATGCTTTCTCCTCCTTGCAAGATGATCTGGCCAAAATTCACGATAAGGCTGGCAAGATTGTTAAGGATATGCCCTCGTGTGATGGTGTTTTCTGTGCTATGCGGTTGAAGGGGCAGGCGGATGATATTAAAGATTTGTTGGAGGATGCTACCAAAGGTAAATAAACCTACCCATACATCTGCCTCCTACGCTGCCGTGTTCTCCCCACTGTCCTGGACGCTCACCACGTTCGCTAGACATCACCTCCGCCAGCAAAAGTTTCTCCGACTCCGAGTCAAAGAAGATCGTAACAATGCTTGATGGTACGCTGGAGAAAGATATCACGGGCGTGCTGCATGGGGTCGAGAGACATGAGAAGCTGAAGGGGTTGAAGGGGTTGAAGGGGAGGGTTAAGCCTTATCTGGAGGATTTGAAGGTGGATATCAAGGATTTCGGGGATGCGTTGACGAAGAAAGTGTCGAAGGATTCTGTCGAGAAGGTCAGGAAGGAGGTGGATGAGATGGAGGCTGAGGCGGAGCAGGCTATTAAGGTGTACTCTGAATGAGGTGGTACACACTTTTGTAGATAGAATGTGCGTTGTAGGTAGAAAGTGTAACAGGGAATGTTCACCCATTGCTACCTATCTTGCGTCCAACAAGCTTACCCATACAGTTGCTCCAAATGCGCCACCTCCTCTTCCAACCTCTTCTTGTAATATGCAAACTTCTCCTTCCCCATCACATCCTCCGGCGCCAGCAATCTCTCCAGCCCACCACTCCACAAATCCTTCCCATCAAAATCCTTCACAGGAAAATCAGGCAACTCATACTCCGGTATCACACACACTTCCTTGCCCT
Proteins encoded in this region:
- a CDS encoding Prohibitin-2; this translates as MGADPRQMWEQLQKNMAKVQQQGKRFGAGGAPGGPGPRGALTGIGGLLMLGGGVWFFNNALFNVDGGHRAIKYSRVGGVGKDIYNEGTHLAIPWFETPVDYDVRAKPRNVASLTGTKDLQMVNITCRVLSRPRIDALPQIYRTLGTDYDERVLPSIVNEVLKSVVAQFNASQLITQRENVSRLVRDNLVRRAARFNILLDDVSLTHLAFSPEFTAAVEAKQVAQQEAQRAAFVVDKARQEKQANIVRAQGEARSAELIGDAIKKSRSYVDLREFENARNIAQLLQSSQNKVYLDTEGLGLNVSGIGNSKNRDQK